The following proteins are encoded in a genomic region of [Eubacterium] hominis:
- a CDS encoding sn-glycerol-1-phosphate dehydrogenase has protein sequence MQIDVAEFSKPCACGHVHEIVVDDMIIEKGAIKRLPQIMKDRYSQYKKIAMLCDDNTYLAAGKTVEELLPGIITIRLDSKNLHADEHGVEAAEKQLKEYKNIDFMIAVGSGTIHDITRYHAYEKKIPFLSVPTAASVDGFVSTVAAMTWHGFKKSFTAVAPCFVLADSEIFSKAPLRLTASGVGDLLGKYTALCDWKIAHIITGEYICDKVVDMEYEVLKDLCANLDGIGSQNIEAYENLMYGLLLSGIAMQMIGNSRPASGAEHHMSHLWEMAAISEPIDYYHGEKVGVGLCLATEVYKKAEAYIRKGTYHVKDHMDVQVDFIKQNITKPALQEEILKENTPNLMENITGTQIKEKEAEILEILAQLPSAEDIKTMMKKVNGLTTMKELELDESIKGLTLKLSPYVRQRLTFMRLLKFYDFYDEITKG, from the coding sequence ATGCAAATCGATGTAGCAGAATTCTCAAAACCATGTGCATGTGGACATGTTCATGAAATTGTAGTAGATGATATGATTATTGAGAAAGGCGCAATAAAGCGCCTTCCTCAAATCATGAAAGATCGCTATAGTCAATATAAAAAGATTGCGATGTTATGTGATGATAATACCTACTTAGCAGCAGGTAAAACAGTGGAAGAATTACTCCCTGGTATTATCACAATTCGCTTAGATTCAAAAAATCTTCATGCGGATGAGCATGGTGTTGAAGCAGCAGAAAAACAGCTGAAAGAGTATAAAAATATAGATTTTATGATTGCAGTAGGATCTGGAACAATTCATGATATTACACGTTATCATGCATATGAAAAAAAGATTCCATTTTTAAGTGTACCTACAGCTGCTAGCGTAGACGGCTTTGTATCCACTGTAGCAGCAATGACTTGGCATGGTTTTAAAAAAAGTTTTACAGCAGTAGCACCATGCTTTGTATTAGCTGATTCTGAAATCTTTTCAAAAGCACCTCTTCGATTAACTGCAAGCGGTGTCGGCGATTTATTAGGTAAATATACCGCCTTATGTGATTGGAAAATTGCACACATAATTACAGGCGAATATATTTGCGATAAAGTAGTAGATATGGAATATGAAGTATTAAAAGATTTATGTGCTAATTTAGATGGTATTGGTTCACAAAATATTGAAGCATATGAAAATCTAATGTATGGATTATTATTAAGTGGAATTGCTATGCAAATGATTGGAAATTCAAGACCAGCAAGTGGTGCAGAACACCATATGTCACACTTATGGGAAATGGCAGCAATTTCAGAACCAATTGATTATTATCATGGTGAAAAAGTTGGTGTTGGTTTATGCTTGGCTACTGAAGTCTATAAAAAAGCAGAGGCGTATATCCGTAAAGGAACTTATCATGTGAAAGATCATATGGATGTACAAGTCGATTTTATAAAACAAAATATAACAAAGCCAGCATTACAAGAAGAAATCTTAAAAGAAAATACTCCAAATCTGATGGAAAATATCACAGGAACACAGATCAAAGAGAAAGAAGCAGAAATCTTAGAAATTTTAGCACAGCTTCCTAGTGCTGAAGATATCAAGACAATGATGAAAAAAGTGAATGGTTTAACAACAATGAAAGAACTGGAATTAGATGAGTCAATCAAAGGATTGACATTAAAGTTAAGCCCATATGTTCGTCAACGTTTAACATTTATGCGTCTGTTAAAATTCTATGATTTCTATGATGAAATTACAAAGGGGTAG